CATCGCCGAGGCCGCCGGTTTCACCCGCGGCGCGTTCTACTCCAACTTCTCCAGCAAGGAGGAGCTGTTCTTCGCCCTCATGGACCGCGAGAAGACCACCCGCCTGGAGCAGCTGGAGACGGGCGTCGCCCGCTTCTTGACGCCGCTCGTCGGCGACGGCGCGGCCGAGCTGGGCGACGCCGAGGTGGTCGAGATCATCACGCGCATCCTGGAGCTGCAGTCCGACGACCGCCGCTGGTGGCTCGTGCAGACCGAGTTCCAGCTGCTCGCCCTGCGCGACCCCGAGATCGCCGCCGGGTTCGTGCGCTATCAGGACGACTTCTACCGCGAGCTGACCGAGACCGTCGTGGCCGCGCTCACCAGCGCCCGTCGCCGCTTCACGATCGACGCCGAGGAGGCCGTGCGCGTCATCGCCGAGCTGTGCGCCAGCGGGGAGGCCAGGGCCCTGCTCGACGGCGACCAGCGCCGGTTCTCGGAGCGGCTCTCCGAGAGCGTCCCCGCCGTGCTGCTGGCGCTCACGCGGCCGGTCTGACC
The sequence above is a segment of the Leifsonia williamsii genome. Coding sequences within it:
- a CDS encoding TetR/AcrR family transcriptional regulator; the encoded protein is MDSTTREDEAAAESAPAESARRQRTRSRLLDAAFDVFAEQGVRAASVETIAEAAGFTRGAFYSNFSSKEELFFALMDREKTTRLEQLETGVARFLTPLVGDGAAELGDAEVVEIITRILELQSDDRRWWLVQTEFQLLALRDPEIAAGFVRYQDDFYRELTETVVAALTSARRRFTIDAEEAVRVIAELCASGEARALLDGDQRRFSERLSESVPAVLLALTRPV